ATATTTTTGCTTAGATGTGTACTGGTGCTAACCCGCCATTGCACTTCGTGAGGGTAaggcttgccactaacaccttccccagaccccACACAGTGCGGGAGCTCTTAGCACTGGGTGTACTGGTGCTAACCCGCCACCTGGATTTGACTCCTGTGAGGCAGAATTTATCCACGGAAGCGATTTACTGGTGTATCAGCCATTCTTTTATGCAATGCCTGCCAACTCTTTCTTGTCTGTACTTTTCCTGTCTTGTACAAATCTTCTTACAACAAGTTCATGATGCCAACTATATGCTAGACTGGTAATAAAAGGCCGTACACATCAATTGAAGAACATACCTTCACCAGTGACGCAATCCTTGATGTAGAAACTTCTTCATTAGCGCTTGCTCCTGCAATATTGGGAAGCATTTCATAACACAAATTAAGTGTTGGCTAGATGTCATATATCTACAGAGATTGAAAATACCATCATTAACCACCCAAACAGGGGAAGCACCAAGGTCTTCAGCCAACTGCAGTAAATAAGTACCAGTATGAACTTATGAAGTAATTTGTTTGATAAGTTTCAGTATGTTAAAGCAAAAGACTGTGTTCCACTTACCTGAAGGAACTCAAAGAATCCAAGCCCATCATCAGTCCAGTATCCCCAAGCATCATTGAAGTGGCCAGGTCTTTCCTCCCATGGACCCACAGTTTCACCCCACTGAAATGCATTTCTCAGATAATTTCCCATGGCATAGTTACCCCCTAAAATATGGTTGATGTATTATGTCATTAAAGGCGTGTAATCATACAGCTTAAATTTCGATGTTACATACATTTCATAGTTAACAGACCTGGAAATTTGAGAAATTGGGGCTTTAAATCGGCCAACATAGAAGCAAGATCCTTCCGAAAACCATGTCCCTATGAAGAAAATATAATGACAATAGGTCAAATGTACTCTGGGTAAAAACATAGATAATCGATCTGAACAAGTTTAGTGTTGCGTCCTACGCAGAAAATAAACACATGTCTTTTGTAAGTACTCTAAAGAGAAAATCCCACCAAAACGTAGAGGATAAAAACACAAAGATGATATTACCATGTAAGTGTCCGAAGGCATAACCGACACTTGATCGAGCCAAATGACCCCAGTTTTAGTGGTTGTAAACTGAAGCCTTGAATTGGTGTTATTTATGCTGGATTTTAAATGAAACTCTATTTTTGTCCAGTTGGTGAATTGTTTCTTGCCACCCCTGAAAGCACCAAGAGAATGCATGTCATGAACACACAAATAGTAATGCAGCATCTCTTTTAAAATTAATGACCAAATTACGTGATGGTGTGACAAGCAAGTTTCTGCAGACCGTCGGAGCTTCTCAAAGAAACGGACAAGGAAACTGCATCTGAAGACCTAATATGCAGGCTCACCTTATAACTCTTCCTTCTTTCAATGTTCTGTACAACGAAAAGCAATACCAGGTAAACTTTTAAGAGTTCCATTTCATTTAAAAGTATAATGCATTTCAAACCAATTCGAAACTGACAGATAAGCTCTGCAATATTATAGGATGAACATGTTATATTTGTTAAAAAATATTTCGGCATGTTATATACATAGACATATAAAGAAATAAAGGAATACCATACCATGCCCCAGTAACCAGGATTATAGACCCCAACACCTCCAGATGGGCAGACATTAGTTCCTTTAGAGTCACAAAGAACTTCCATTCGAAGTGCAACCGGGTTACGTTCAAAACAAGATGTCCGATCGGTTCCCACGATGATGCTTGATTCATTCCCAATTATGAACCATGGGTCGATGTTTGATGGTGTATTAGGCCCACCGGCCTCAaaacctgaaattaattttgTTAGAGCTTACACAGATTGAGCAATGGAAAATGGGGAATGTGAAATGGACCCATAACTCATTAACACATATCCTGACCTTGGCATAACTTTATCAGGTATCAAAAATAGCATATATATGTTTTTCCATACCTCTGTTGCTTACAAGCTCTGCCCACAACCCACCAGCACCAGCATGGTTGATCTCCTAAAAGTAGAACCAAAACATGATTTCAATTACTGATGTTGAGGTTATACCCTTGGCAGCAAAATCAAAAGAATTTTCTAAGGTTTCAATTGTTGAACTGAGACTAACTGCGATATAGCTGCATACTGCAATCCCTATGAGATTCAGTCAACCAGTATAGCTGCATAGTGTAAATGAAAACCAAATAAATGGCCTCACTGAATGAGAGAAATGTTTACCCAAAGCTTGCCAGCTGCCTAGTACCGACACAAACAGAGGGCGATAATATAGTTTACCTTTAGTAACTTGCTGAAAAGTTTTCAGAAGTCACGTATTAACAAGCACAgtttttatttagaggattgtacTCTCACCTCAAAAAAGATGCCGAACATCTTATCGGGGATCTTCCTTGCAGTCTGGGGCGAGGCATCCACGCTCAACTGCCCTGTTTGACCCATCACGAGCCTAGCAGAGGATGTCCAACACAGTGCACAGAGGACTACCAGTGCACGATGAAGCCGATAAACAGCACCCTCTCTCGGCCTGGCCATTGTGCTTCTCAAACTCGCAGCTCAAATCAAAGAACAATGTACTCGAGGTGCAGCCTATATATACTCTTGCTCGCTCGTGCTACCAGGCCAGAGACGTACTATACCAAGTAGGCAACAATTTGTGCAAAAGTAGTTCCATGAGTGGAAGCAAAGCAAGCCAAGAAAGATATCCAATGAGGGATGAAGATAGGCACGGATGGAGGTAGATGTCAGTATTCTGTTTGAAGCTTACTCCTCCCTTGTGGCTCTACATCCTGGGGAAGCAACCTGAGTGCTCTTATTTTCATTGATGAATTAATgacaattttttttttcaataaTGCTCCAGAAGGACACTCGGTGAAGTACAAGAGTGCAACACAATTAAAAAAGAGCGATGGAAAATAAGAGACACTCAGACAgttgcctatatatatatatgaaaaaTTCAGGTGGAGGTTTCTCCCTCTCCCGGTGACCATTCAAAAAAAAGACAGTTGCCCAGTGCGGCCTCGAGTACAATTGAAGCCAAAGCAACGCATCTATCTCTCTTTGAATCGTCGCTTCACCTAATGGGGAAATTTAACAGCTCGATACAAAAAGACCTTCCCCCAAATGCGAGCCTTTCTAGGGTTGCGGCAACTCAACTCACCAATGCTGAGTCCAGGGGAAGAAGCGGGAGTCGGCGACGGCCGACGAGGTATGCGGGAGGAGTGGTCGGCGAATCGAATTCGGTCTCGGGGAAGAAGGCCGCGTGCGCGGCGACGGCCGCCGCCGCATAGCCGCCGGCAGGATTGCTCTCGGGCGGGGCGGCGAGCGTTGGGCGTTTCGCCACTCGGTTGGCGGTTGAGCTTTAGTTGAAccattttttttcagaatttcgcgAGTAGTGAAAGTTTTTCTAGACAACGTGAGTAAAAAGACAGTTGAAAATTCATGATCCGTATTCTTTAGTTAAATACTGTCCAGAAAAATGTATTTCAACGCCGCTAGCCAGCATTCGGTGCTGGTTTGTCCATCCCAACATCCAAATAGTTTGTCCGATCCAATATTTTTATATTGGTTTGACGATATTAGCACTCGATCAGAAAAAGGTAGCACAACCATCCCAAAACTCGTCAGAAAAAGTGCCAGACCACCCCGCTCTGGATGAGCTTAGCTCTGTTGTAAAAAGCACACCTATAACCACCACTCGATGGCAAAAAAAAAAGGTAGCTCCCTGTAGATCTGATGAAGAACGTATAAAGACACATCTTAGGAACAAAATCTGGGCAGTTTCTGCTACAAATCAACTTGAAACTTGGAGCCCATCAAACTAAAATTCTTATACAAGCCATCGTTCTCTTAGTTCGGACATACCTAGAATAACAATTGCTGAAGAAAGTGCTCGCCTCCGCCGCACTCG
This region of Lolium perenne isolate Kyuss_39 chromosome 2, Kyuss_2.0, whole genome shotgun sequence genomic DNA includes:
- the LOC127331441 gene encoding alpha-L-arabinofuranosidase 1 isoform X1 translates to MRRRPSPRTRPSSPRPNSIRRPLLPHTSSAVADSRFFPWTQHWPREGAVYRLHRALVVLCALCWTSSARLVMGQTGQLSVDASPQTARKIPDKMFGIFFEEINHAGAGGLWAELVSNRGFEAGGPNTPSNIDPWFIIGNESSIIVGTDRTSCFERNPVALRMEVLCDSKGTNVCPSGGVGVYNPGYWGMNIERRKSYKVSLHIRSSDAVSLSVSLRSSDGLQKLACHTITGGKKQFTNWTKIEFHLKSSINNTNSRLQFTTTKTGVIWLDQVSVMPSDTYMGHGFRKDLASMLADLKPQFLKFPGGNYAMGNYLRNAFQWGETVGPWEERPGHFNDAWGYWTDDGLGFFEFLQLAEDLGASPVWVVNDGASANEEVSTSRIASLVKDVVDGIEFARGGPKTTWGSVRAAMGHPQPFKLDYVAIGNQECWMLYYRGNYQKFYSAIKASYPDINIVSSCDKSTISPSNPADLYDVHVYASSANMFSRSSMFDNTPRSGPKAIVSEYAVTGNDAGKGTLVAALAEAAFLVGLEKNSDVVEMASCAPLFVNDNDRRWSPDAIVFNSWQHYGCPNYWMLHFFKDSSGATFHPTAMQISNYDQMVASAITWQNPKDKSTYLKIKVVNFGNKGVDLNITITGLGNAIKSSGSKKTVLTSSAPLDENSFQQPEKVTPVSSLLADAKQQMGVSVSSYSLTSFDLLLEPSKHSTI